The proteins below come from a single Agromyces flavus genomic window:
- a CDS encoding phosphoglycerate kinase, with product MTLRTIDSLGPLAGRRVVVRCDLNVPLQDGVITDDGRVRASVPTLTALVEQGAKVIVISHLGRPEGAPDPKYSLEPVATRLGEVLDAPVAFASDTVGDDATAKVAALGDGEVLVLENLRFNPGETSKNEAERTAFAGQLAEFADAVVSDGFGVVHRKQASVYELEQLRPSAAGSLIAAELDVLDRLTENPERPYVVVLGGSKVSDKLGVIEHLLPRVDALLIGGGMLFTFLAAQGHKVGSSLLEADQIDTVKGYLSDAADRGVDILLPTDVVVAASFSADAEHEVAPADAIEETPFGASGLGLDIGPDTAAAFAERIRDAKTVFWNGPMGVFELAPFAEGTRVVASALTEVDGLSVVGGGDSAAAVRQLGFDEGAFGHISTGGGASLEFLEGKKLPGLEVLGWQ from the coding sequence GTGACCCTCCGAACCATCGATTCACTGGGTCCGCTCGCCGGCAGGCGCGTCGTCGTCCGTTGCGACCTCAACGTCCCTTTGCAGGACGGGGTCATCACGGACGACGGCCGCGTGCGCGCGTCGGTCCCCACGCTCACCGCGCTCGTCGAACAGGGCGCCAAGGTCATCGTGATCTCGCACCTCGGCCGCCCCGAGGGCGCGCCCGATCCGAAGTACAGCCTCGAGCCGGTGGCGACGCGCCTCGGCGAGGTGCTCGACGCTCCGGTGGCCTTCGCCTCCGACACGGTGGGCGACGATGCGACCGCCAAAGTCGCGGCCCTGGGCGACGGTGAGGTACTCGTGCTCGAGAACCTCCGCTTCAACCCGGGCGAGACGAGCAAGAACGAGGCCGAGCGCACGGCGTTCGCCGGGCAGCTGGCCGAGTTCGCCGATGCGGTCGTGTCCGACGGCTTCGGCGTCGTGCACCGCAAGCAGGCGAGCGTCTACGAGCTCGAGCAGCTTCGTCCGAGCGCCGCCGGATCCCTCATCGCGGCCGAGCTCGACGTGCTCGACCGGCTCACCGAGAACCCCGAGCGGCCGTACGTGGTCGTGCTCGGCGGCTCCAAGGTGTCCGACAAGCTCGGCGTCATCGAGCACCTGCTGCCACGCGTCGACGCCCTCCTGATCGGGGGCGGCATGCTGTTCACCTTCCTCGCGGCACAGGGTCACAAGGTCGGCTCGAGCCTGCTCGAGGCCGACCAGATCGACACCGTGAAGGGCTACCTCTCGGATGCCGCGGACCGCGGCGTCGACATCCTGCTGCCGACCGACGTGGTCGTCGCGGCCTCGTTCTCGGCCGACGCCGAGCACGAGGTCGCCCCGGCCGACGCCATCGAGGAGACGCCGTTCGGCGCGTCGGGCCTCGGCCTCGACATCGGTCCCGACACCGCGGCCGCGTTCGCCGAGCGGATCCGAGACGCCAAGACCGTGTTCTGGAACGGCCCGATGGGCGTGTTCGAACTCGCGCCGTTCGCCGAGGGCACGCGCGTCGTGGCATCCGCCCTCACCGAGGTCGACGGGCTCAGCGTCGTCGGCGGCGGCGACTCGGCCGCGGCCGTGCGGCAGCTCGGGTTCGACGAAGGCGCGTTCGGTCACATCTCGACGGGCGGCGGCGCGAGCCTGGAATTCCTCGAAGGCAAGAAACTCCCCGGACTGGAGGTCCTCGGATGGCAGTGA
- the tpiA gene encoding triose-phosphate isomerase: MAVTRTPFIAGNWKMNLDHLQSIAFVQKLAWSLSDAKHDFADAEVAVFPPFTDLRSVQSLISADDLPLGFGAQDLSQHDSGAYTGEVSGAFLAKLDCAYVIIGHSERRQYHAETDEVVNAKVSAAHRHGLVPVLCVGETAEDLEQHGASAVPVAQLRAALDGVDVSKGLVVAYEPVWAIGSGQAATPEQAQQVAAALRAVLAELAGDELAASTRILYGGSVKAANIASFLREPDVDGALVGGASLDIDEFSSIVRFKKHVGA; encoded by the coding sequence ATGGCAGTGACCCGCACCCCGTTCATCGCGGGCAACTGGAAGATGAACCTCGACCACCTGCAGTCGATCGCGTTCGTGCAGAAGCTCGCGTGGAGCCTCTCGGACGCGAAGCACGACTTCGCCGACGCCGAGGTGGCGGTGTTCCCGCCCTTCACCGACCTGAGGTCGGTGCAGTCGCTCATCTCGGCCGACGACCTGCCGCTCGGCTTCGGTGCGCAGGACCTGTCGCAGCACGACTCGGGCGCGTACACGGGCGAGGTGTCGGGGGCGTTCCTCGCGAAGCTCGACTGCGCGTACGTCATCATCGGCCACTCCGAGCGGCGGCAGTACCACGCCGAGACCGACGAGGTCGTGAACGCCAAGGTCTCTGCGGCGCACCGCCACGGGCTCGTCCCGGTGCTCTGCGTCGGCGAGACGGCGGAAGACCTGGAGCAGCACGGCGCGAGCGCGGTCCCCGTGGCGCAGCTGCGGGCAGCGCTCGACGGCGTGGATGTCTCGAAGGGACTCGTCGTGGCGTACGAGCCGGTCTGGGCCATCGGCTCCGGACAGGCCGCGACGCCCGAGCAGGCGCAGCAGGTCGCGGCGGCGCTCCGCGCCGTGCTCGCCGAGCTCGCGGGGGATGAGCTCGCCGCGTCCACGCGGATCCTGTACGGCGGCTCGGTCAAGGCCGCGAACATCGCATCCTTCCTCCGCGAGCCCGACGTCGACGGCGCGCTGGTCGGCGGGGCGAGCCTCGACATCGACGAGTTCTCGAGCATCGTCCGCTTCAAGAAGCACGTCGGCGCCTGA
- the secG gene encoding preprotein translocase subunit SecG, whose product MEILQVVLQVLLGLTSILLTLLILLHKGRGGGLSDMFGGGVTSNLGASGVAERNLNRITIILGLVWVTCIVVLGLITKFDAGI is encoded by the coding sequence GTGGAGATTCTCCAGGTCGTCCTGCAGGTGCTGCTCGGCCTCACGAGCATCCTGCTCACGCTCCTGATCCTGCTGCACAAGGGTCGCGGCGGCGGTCTGTCCGACATGTTCGGCGGCGGCGTCACGTCGAACCTCGGCGCGTCCGGGGTCGCGGAGCGCAACCTGAACCGCATCACGATCATCCTCGGTCTCGTGTGGGTGACGTGCATCGTGGTGCTCGGGCTCATCACGAAGTTCGACGCCGGAATCTGA
- a CDS encoding RNA polymerase-binding protein RbpA — protein sequence MASGNSAIRGSRVGSGPMGEQDRGFHADRVAVSYWDAQGNETVRYFAANLPEEEIPDVIDSPSTGLPAGRDKDNPPAVAKLEPYKTHLAYVKERRTEEEAAALLEEALQQLRARRGTAQATD from the coding sequence GTGGCATCAGGCAACAGCGCGATCCGGGGCTCGCGAGTCGGCTCCGGACCTATGGGCGAGCAGGACCGCGGCTTCCATGCCGACAGGGTCGCCGTCAGCTACTGGGACGCCCAGGGCAATGAGACGGTCCGGTACTTCGCGGCGAACCTCCCCGAGGAGGAGATCCCCGACGTCATCGACAGCCCCTCGACGGGCCTGCCGGCCGGGCGCGACAAGGACAACCCGCCCGCGGTCGCGAAGCTCGAGCCGTACAAGACGCACCTCGCGTACGTGAAGGAGCGCCGCACCGAGGAAGAGGCGGCCGCCCTCCTCGAAGAGGCGCTGCAGCAGCTTCGCGCGCGCCGCGGCACCGCGCAGGCGACCGACTGA
- the pgl gene encoding 6-phosphogluconolactonase translates to MTNERRVLVHPDKDTLAGAVAARFITKVLDLLDAQETVHVVLTGGSMGGAVLEAVRESPARQSVDWDRVHFWWGDERWVPDGDADRNDRLSREALLDALQLPAGNIHPFPASDQGISLDEAADAYAAELARFGAEGLAHPVFDIVFLGVGPDGHIASLFPHRSGIQVVDRPVIAVRESPKPPPERLSLTRPVINASQRVWLVLAGADKAAALGLALAGASRDEVPVAGIKGRRRTVFFVDRDAAAEVPDALIARDY, encoded by the coding sequence ATGACGAACGAGCGCCGAGTGCTCGTCCATCCCGACAAGGACACCCTCGCCGGAGCGGTCGCCGCGCGATTCATCACCAAGGTGCTCGATCTGCTGGACGCGCAGGAGACCGTGCACGTCGTGCTGACGGGCGGGTCGATGGGCGGTGCGGTGCTCGAGGCCGTGCGCGAGTCACCCGCCCGGCAGTCCGTGGACTGGGATCGCGTCCACTTCTGGTGGGGCGACGAGCGCTGGGTGCCCGATGGCGATGCCGACCGCAACGATCGGCTGTCGCGCGAGGCGCTCCTGGACGCGCTGCAGCTGCCGGCCGGGAACATCCACCCGTTCCCGGCGTCCGACCAGGGCATCAGCCTGGACGAGGCGGCCGACGCCTACGCGGCCGAGCTGGCGCGATTCGGCGCGGAGGGGCTCGCGCATCCCGTGTTCGACATCGTGTTCCTCGGCGTCGGTCCCGACGGCCACATCGCTTCGCTGTTCCCGCACCGTTCCGGCATCCAGGTCGTCGACCGGCCCGTGATCGCCGTGCGGGAATCCCCGAAGCCCCCGCCCGAGCGCCTGAGCCTCACGCGTCCCGTGATCAACGCGTCGCAGCGCGTGTGGCTGGTGCTCGCGGGTGCCGACAAGGCGGCCGCCCTCGGGCTCGCGCTCGCCGGCGCCAGCCGCGACGAGGTCCCCGTGGCCGGAATCAAGGGTCGCCGGCGCACCGTGTTCTTCGTCGATCGGGATGCTGCGGCCGAGGTGCCCGACGCACTCATCGCGCGCGACTACTGA
- a CDS encoding glucose-6-phosphate dehydrogenase assembly protein OpcA: MIVELPDTTTSQVSKTLVKIREEGGVVALGRVLTLIIDTTHDGEEEAIEAANDASREHPMRVIVVSEDDDGSPATESRIDAEIRVGGDAGASEVIILRARGDAADDEQSLVMGLLLPDAPVVTWWPGAAPEVPGDSPLGRIAQRRITDASTQPDPQDALDRLAASYRPGDADFAWTRLTLWRAQLAAVLDQPPYDPVTAVSVTGAVDSPSTTLLAAWLSMQLGAPADCTLTGLEHGSHGIHGVHLVRPNGRIELVRDQPGVATLRQPGQPVHDLALPRRSLRDCLADELRRLDPDELYGEVITRGLALVSQRAANDEGATA, translated from the coding sequence ATGATCGTCGAACTGCCAGACACCACGACCAGCCAGGTGTCGAAGACCCTCGTGAAGATCCGCGAGGAGGGCGGCGTGGTCGCCCTCGGGCGCGTGCTGACCCTCATCATCGACACCACGCACGATGGCGAGGAGGAGGCGATCGAGGCGGCGAACGACGCGTCGCGCGAGCACCCCATGCGCGTCATCGTCGTCTCCGAGGACGACGACGGCTCACCCGCGACCGAGAGCCGCATCGACGCAGAGATCCGCGTCGGCGGCGACGCGGGCGCGAGCGAGGTGATCATCCTCCGTGCGCGCGGCGACGCGGCCGACGACGAGCAGAGCCTGGTCATGGGCCTCCTGCTCCCCGACGCGCCCGTGGTGACGTGGTGGCCGGGTGCGGCGCCCGAGGTGCCGGGCGACTCGCCCCTCGGCCGCATCGCCCAGCGCCGCATCACGGATGCCTCGACGCAGCCAGACCCGCAGGACGCGCTGGACCGGCTCGCCGCGAGCTACCGTCCGGGAGACGCCGACTTCGCGTGGACGCGGCTCACGCTGTGGCGCGCCCAGCTCGCGGCCGTCCTCGACCAGCCGCCGTACGATCCGGTGACGGCGGTGAGCGTCACCGGCGCGGTCGACTCGCCGTCGACCACGCTCCTCGCGGCCTGGCTCTCGATGCAGCTCGGCGCCCCGGCCGACTGCACGCTCACCGGCCTCGAGCACGGCTCGCACGGCATCCACGGCGTCCACCTCGTCCGGCCGAACGGCCGCATCGAGCTGGTGCGCGATCAGCCCGGCGTCGCGACCCTGCGTCAGCCCGGACAGCCCGTCCACGACCTCGCACTCCCCCGGCGCAGCCTCCGCGACTGCCTTGCCGACGAGCTGCGCCGACTGGACCCCGATGAGCTGTACGGTGAGGTGATCACCAGGGGGCTCGCGCTGGTCTCGCAGCGAGCGGCGAACGACGAAGGAGCGACCGCATGA
- the zwf gene encoding glucose-6-phosphate dehydrogenase has product MHPVEITATHNPLRSPKDYRLNRIAGPSSLIIFGVTGDLSRKKLMPAVYDLANRGLLPPGFALVGFARRDWEDQDFEKVVHDSVQQYARTEFREDVWQQLARGIRFVPGAFDDDAAFDRLRRTVEELDRERGTMGNHAFYLSIPPKSFPIVTEQLKRSGLTEQKEGQWRRVVIEKPFGSDLKTAIELNDVVASVFPPDSVFRIDHYLGKETVQNILALRFANQLYEPIWNANFVDHVQITMAEDIGVGGRAGYYDGIGAARDVIQNHLLQLLALTAMEEPISFDAADLRAEKEKILRAVRLPDDLATATARGQYSGGWQGGEKVIGFLDEDGMNPDSTTETYAAMKLLIGTRRWAGVPFYLRAGKRLGRRVTEIAVVFKRAPQQVFADSQTSQLGQNALVIRVQPDEGVTIRFGSKVPGAGMQVRDVTMDFGYGHAFTEASPEAYERLILDVLLGDPPLFPRQEEVELSWKILDPIEEFWATQGRPEQYSPGSWGPASADELLARDGRTWRRP; this is encoded by the coding sequence ATGCATCCGGTCGAGATCACGGCGACGCACAACCCCCTGCGCTCGCCGAAGGACTACCGCCTGAACCGGATCGCCGGACCGTCGAGCCTCATCATCTTCGGCGTCACCGGCGACCTGTCGCGCAAGAAGCTCATGCCCGCGGTCTACGACCTCGCCAACCGGGGGTTGCTTCCTCCCGGCTTCGCGCTCGTGGGCTTCGCGCGTCGCGACTGGGAGGACCAGGACTTCGAGAAGGTCGTGCACGACTCGGTGCAGCAGTACGCCCGCACCGAGTTCCGCGAGGACGTGTGGCAGCAGCTCGCCCGCGGCATCCGCTTCGTGCCCGGCGCCTTCGACGACGACGCGGCGTTCGACCGCCTGCGCCGGACCGTCGAGGAGCTGGATCGCGAACGCGGCACCATGGGCAACCACGCGTTCTACCTCTCGATCCCGCCGAAATCGTTCCCGATCGTCACCGAGCAGCTCAAGCGCTCGGGACTGACGGAGCAGAAGGAGGGCCAGTGGCGACGCGTCGTCATCGAGAAGCCCTTCGGCTCCGACCTGAAGACGGCGATCGAGCTGAACGACGTGGTGGCCTCGGTCTTCCCGCCCGACTCGGTCTTCCGGATCGACCACTACCTCGGCAAGGAGACGGTCCAGAACATCCTCGCGCTGCGGTTCGCCAACCAGCTCTACGAGCCGATCTGGAACGCCAACTTCGTCGACCACGTGCAGATCACGATGGCCGAGGACATCGGCGTGGGCGGCCGCGCGGGCTACTACGACGGCATCGGCGCAGCGCGCGACGTCATCCAGAACCACCTGCTGCAGCTGCTCGCGCTCACCGCGATGGAGGAGCCCATCTCGTTCGACGCGGCCGACCTCCGCGCCGAGAAGGAGAAGATCCTGCGAGCGGTGCGCCTGCCCGACGACCTCGCCACCGCCACGGCCCGCGGGCAGTACTCGGGCGGTTGGCAGGGCGGCGAGAAGGTCATCGGCTTCCTCGACGAGGACGGCATGAACCCCGACTCGACGACCGAGACCTATGCCGCCATGAAGCTGCTCATCGGCACCCGCCGGTGGGCCGGCGTGCCGTTCTACCTCCGCGCGGGAAAGCGCCTGGGCCGCCGCGTCACCGAGATCGCGGTCGTGTTCAAGCGCGCGCCGCAGCAGGTGTTCGCCGACAGCCAGACCTCGCAGCTGGGCCAGAACGCACTCGTGATCCGGGTCCAGCCCGACGAGGGCGTCACCATCCGGTTCGGCTCCAAGGTGCCCGGGGCCGGCATGCAGGTGCGCGACGTCACGATGGACTTCGGCTACGGCCACGCGTTCACCGAGGCGAGCCCCGAGGCCTACGAGCGACTCATCCTCGACGTGCTCCTCGGCGACCCGCCGCTGTTCCCCCGTCAGGAGGAGGTCGAGCTCTCGTGGAAGATCCTCGACCCGATCGAGGAGTTCTGGGCGACGCAGGGCCGGCCCGAGCAGTACAGCCCCGGCTCGTGGGGCCCGGCGTCCGCTGACGAACTCCTCGCCCGCGACGGCCGCACCTGGAGGCGCCCATGA
- a CDS encoding glucose-6-phosphate isomerase, whose product MNVRISVSGPAAEAVRRLVPQLVADDVASRITALDASLWGPEAEPEASKRLGWTEAVAISRPLLPEIAALRDQLRADGVDHIVLAGMGGSSLAPEVITRTARAHLTVLDSTEPAQVGAALADRLERTALVVSSKSGSTVETDSQRRIYEQAFRDAGIDPASRIVVVTDPGSPLDESARAVGYRVFNADPTVGGRYSALTAFGLVPSGLAGVDLEELLGEAEAIELALAVDSEENPGLVLGAAIAGAEPRRDKLAIVADGTHIVGFADWAEQLIAESTGKDGTGILPVVLDRGAPELANVADDVQVVRLVSDAGTDLFVDDTHGEIRVSGTLGAQLLVWEYATAVAGRILGINPFDQPDVESAKIAARGLLDARPEPAPAAFVTDGIEVRGTPDVIGAASDLTSAIEVLLEEVPADGYISVQAYVDRVAHPEFAELRDQLAARSGRPVTFGWGPRFLHSTGQYHKGGPAHGVFLQLVQRSADDLAIPERPFTFGELIAAQASGDASVLAEHGRPVLTLTLNDPSADLASLRSAIG is encoded by the coding sequence ATGAACGTCCGCATCTCCGTCAGCGGCCCCGCCGCCGAGGCGGTCCGCCGCCTCGTGCCCCAGCTCGTCGCCGACGACGTCGCGTCGCGCATCACGGCGCTCGACGCGTCCCTGTGGGGTCCCGAGGCCGAGCCCGAGGCGTCGAAGCGGCTGGGGTGGACCGAGGCCGTCGCGATCTCGCGACCCCTCCTCCCCGAGATCGCTGCACTGCGCGACCAGCTGCGCGCCGATGGCGTCGACCACATCGTGCTGGCCGGCATGGGAGGCAGCTCGCTGGCACCCGAGGTCATCACTCGGACCGCGCGCGCACACCTCACGGTGCTCGACTCGACCGAGCCCGCGCAGGTCGGCGCCGCGCTCGCCGACCGGCTCGAGCGCACGGCGCTCGTGGTGTCGTCGAAGTCGGGTTCGACCGTCGAGACCGACTCGCAGCGCCGCATCTACGAGCAGGCGTTCCGCGATGCCGGCATCGACCCGGCGTCCCGCATCGTCGTCGTCACCGACCCCGGATCGCCGCTCGACGAGTCGGCTCGCGCCGTGGGCTACCGGGTCTTCAACGCCGACCCGACGGTCGGCGGCCGGTACTCGGCGCTCACCGCGTTCGGACTCGTGCCCTCGGGCCTCGCGGGCGTCGACCTCGAGGAACTGCTCGGCGAGGCCGAGGCCATCGAGCTCGCCCTCGCGGTGGACTCCGAGGAGAACCCAGGACTCGTGCTCGGCGCGGCGATCGCCGGTGCCGAGCCGCGACGCGACAAGCTCGCGATCGTCGCCGACGGCACGCACATCGTGGGCTTCGCCGACTGGGCCGAGCAGCTCATCGCGGAGTCGACCGGCAAGGACGGCACCGGCATCCTGCCCGTGGTCCTCGACCGCGGCGCTCCCGAGCTGGCGAACGTCGCCGATGACGTCCAGGTCGTGCGCCTGGTGAGCGACGCCGGCACCGACCTCTTCGTCGATGACACGCACGGCGAGATCCGGGTCTCGGGAACGCTCGGCGCCCAGCTGCTCGTCTGGGAGTACGCGACCGCGGTGGCCGGACGCATCCTCGGCATCAACCCGTTCGACCAGCCCGACGTCGAGTCGGCGAAGATCGCGGCACGCGGCCTGCTCGATGCGCGTCCCGAGCCCGCTCCGGCCGCATTCGTCACCGACGGCATCGAGGTGCGGGGTACGCCCGACGTGATCGGTGCCGCGAGCGACCTCACGTCGGCGATCGAGGTGCTCCTCGAGGAGGTTCCGGCCGACGGGTACATCTCGGTGCAGGCCTACGTCGACCGCGTCGCTCACCCCGAGTTCGCGGAGCTCCGCGACCAGCTCGCGGCGCGCAGCGGCCGGCCGGTCACCTTCGGGTGGGGGCCGCGCTTCCTGCACTCGACGGGCCAGTACCACAAGGGCGGCCCGGCGCACGGCGTGTTCCTGCAGCTCGTGCAGCGGTCGGCCGACGACCTGGCCATCCCCGAGCGGCCCTTCACCTTCGGCGAGCTCATCGCCGCGCAGGCGTCGGGCGATGCGTCGGTGCTGGCCGAGCACGGCCGTCCGGTGCTCACGCTCACGCTGAACGATCCGAGCGCCGACCTCGCGTCGCTGCGCTCCGCGATCGGCTGA
- the tal gene encoding transaldolase has translation MSTNTPTAALSQAGVSIWLDDLSRQRITSGGLERLIAERDVVGVTTNPTIFAAALTDGESYREQLHALAADGADVDRAVFEITTDDVRDAADHFLPVYERSQGYDGRVSIEVSPDLAHDTDATVAEAHRLWEKVDRPNVMIKIPATLEGLPAITAAIAAGISVNVTLIFSLDRYRQVIDAYLTGLEQAKAAGIDLSTIHSVASFFVSRVDTEIDKRLAAIGTPEAAALKSRAGVANAQLAYELFEQEFASPRAVALLDAGANRQRPLWASTGVKDPSLPDTLYVTELVARGVVNTMPEKTLEATYDHGVIEGDSVTGKYAEAGRLLDALASAGVDYDDVTALLEREGVEKFIVSWKELLDTVRGALESAR, from the coding sequence ATGAGCACCAACACTCCGACCGCCGCCCTCTCGCAGGCCGGCGTGAGCATCTGGCTCGACGATCTGTCGCGCCAGCGCATCACCTCCGGCGGCCTCGAGCGACTGATCGCCGAGCGCGACGTCGTCGGCGTCACCACGAACCCGACGATCTTCGCCGCGGCGCTGACCGACGGCGAGTCGTACCGCGAGCAGCTGCACGCGCTCGCCGCCGACGGCGCCGACGTCGACCGCGCGGTCTTCGAGATCACGACCGACGACGTGCGCGACGCGGCCGACCATTTCCTGCCGGTCTACGAGCGCAGCCAGGGCTACGACGGGCGCGTCTCGATCGAGGTCTCCCCCGATCTCGCGCACGACACGGACGCGACCGTCGCCGAGGCGCACCGCCTCTGGGAGAAGGTCGACCGGCCGAACGTCATGATCAAGATCCCCGCCACCCTCGAGGGGCTGCCGGCGATCACCGCCGCGATCGCCGCCGGGATCAGCGTCAACGTCACGCTCATCTTCAGCCTCGACCGCTACCGCCAGGTCATCGACGCCTACCTCACCGGGCTCGAGCAGGCCAAGGCCGCCGGCATCGACCTCTCCACCATCCACTCAGTCGCGTCGTTCTTCGTCTCGCGCGTCGACACCGAGATCGACAAGCGCCTCGCCGCGATCGGCACGCCCGAGGCCGCCGCGCTGAAGAGCCGGGCGGGCGTCGCGAACGCGCAGCTCGCCTACGAGCTCTTCGAGCAGGAGTTCGCGAGCCCCCGGGCCGTCGCGCTCCTCGACGCCGGGGCGAACCGCCAACGCCCGCTGTGGGCCTCGACCGGTGTGAAGGACCCCTCGCTGCCCGACACGCTGTATGTGACCGAGCTCGTCGCCCGCGGCGTCGTCAACACGATGCCCGAGAAGACGCTCGAGGCCACCTACGACCACGGCGTGATCGAGGGCGACTCGGTGACCGGGAAGTACGCCGAGGCGGGCCGCCTCCTCGACGCGCTCGCGAGCGCCGGCGTCGACTACGACGACGTCACCGCACTGCTCGAGCGCGAAGGCGTCGAGAAGTTCATCGTGTCGTGGAAGGAACTCCTGGACACGGTTCGCGGCGCGCTGGAGTCGGCGCGATGA